In the genome of Fusarium poae strain DAOMC 252244 chromosome 1, whole genome shotgun sequence, the window CATTGAGGACCATTTTAGCCACACCATCCAAATCAGGTTCGCCTCCACGGAGAAGGCGGCCAGCCTTTCGTGCGAGAAGCTCCAGGAACTCCGTGGAGTTTGTCCACCCCTTAAGCTCATAGGTCTTCTCCATATGGTGTTGCTTGACACGGTTTAATAGGGGTTGAATGTATTGCTCAGGATGTTCAACCTTCTCGACTCGAACGACACCCCGCAGCACCAAATCTGTGGGGGTATCAGTGCTCGAGGGAGGAACGATACCAGGACAGTCGATCAAGTAAATGCGCTTCATCAAACTGATATATTGCCATACTTTGGTCTCACCAGGGATAGGTGCAACAGTGCaaaccttcttcttcatcaggGTATTGATGATAGAGGATTTTCCGGTGTTGGGACCACCGATCAGCCCGACAGAAATTTGTTTTCGGTCAGAGTGTAGTGAGGAAAATTGTCGAAGTAGTTGAATGAGTGAGCCCTTTCCGAATGAGTTGTTGATTGAGGCGTGAAAAGCAAGAGTAGGGTGCTCTTTGGAGAGAGTGCGGACCCACGCAGCCTACATCGAGTTAGTATTTGAACTCATAATGTACACGATAAGTATTCAAAGGTATGATATGTTTGTGTCATCACTAAGAAGTATGCAATCGATGCCCCGTAATTGGTAAATGGCATAGGCAGACTTCAACTCAATCGGACACTTGGCCTGTCTCATGATGGTAACCAAAACGGCACACATCAGCCTAACAACAAAACGTTGACGACAGTCGAGACAGGCAGTTATTCTCCCAACGTTATAACAGACAAGTTCCATGGTACATAAGGGAACAAATCCTGACAAAGAACATTGGGGTATATGGACGTAGATGCAAAGGATGGTGAGGAGAGGAAGGATAAACTTACTGCGACACTTGTAGGAACCAGATCGACCTTATTGAGCAATAAAATACATGCTTTATGGCTTGCCTCTTCCTTCAGATACTTCTCGACACTTAAACAGCGAGTGCCGATAGGATCTCGAGCATCAAGTACGTGAATGATCACATCCGAAGAGTCGATAACCTTGTAGAGTTCGTTCCAAATTCGCTTGCTTTGTCCCTTGTCGAACACAGGCTCAATGGACATGGTGAGAGGCTTGCCAGCCTCATCAAGATCCTCAGCGTCACCAGAGGCGCCGGATAGAAGCTTTTGTTGCTCCAAGCGATCATGATAGGTGTCCATACTCTTCTCGGTATCGCCGACCATGTCGTCCAGACTGCTGACGCCAAGCTTAACTCGCTTACGCTGCGCCTTGGGACCGAAGACTTCGGCGAATGGTGATGTCTCGACGgtcatcttggccttgtgCTGTTTGATTCCATTCTGAGTATCCTTCCCATCCTTGATAAGGGTCATGGGCAGCTTGTTTGTCTTCAGCAGAACCTGGTACGGATCACGAGATTGCTCATCCATTGCCTCGCGAAAGGCATTTAGGGAGTCCTGAGAGATCACTCGAGTGTTTGTAAACCACTTGCGGTTCGGCTCGATACGAGCGTTGGGGATGTCGCGCGACTGGTATGAGGCAGCCTTGGTAATCTCTCCAATTGCGTTTCTCTGCACCTTTCCTCCATCGCGAAGCATGTTAAGGTGCTTCACCTTTTTCGCATCGCTGTGATAATGGTCAGCCTT includes:
- the NOG2 gene encoding GTPase required for pre-60S ribosomal subunit nuclear export and maturation (BUSCO:17898at5125), yielding MGTGKKEATRRERQGKGGDGLNNVKTKGENFYRDAKKVKHLNMLRDGGKVQRNAIGEITKAASYQSRDIPNARIEPNRKWFTNTRVISQDSLNAFREAMDEQSRDPYQVLLKTNKLPMTLIKDGKDTQNGIKQHKAKMTVETSPFAEVFGPKAQRKRVKLGVSSLDDMVGDTEKSMDTYHDRLEQQKLLSGASGDAEDLDEAGKPLTMSIEPVFDKGQSKRIWNELYKVIDSSDVIIHVLDARDPIGTRCLSVEKYLKEEASHKACILLLNKVDLVPTSVAAAWVRTLSKEHPTLAFHASINNSFGKGSLIQLLRQFSSLHSDRKQISVGLIGGPNTGKSSIINTLMKKKVCTVAPIPGETKVWQYISLMKRIYLIDCPGIVPPSSTDTPTDLVLRGVVRVEKVEHPEQYIQPLLNRVKQHHMEKTYELKGWTNSTEFLELLARKAGRLLRGGEPDLDGVAKMVLNDFMRGKIPWFTPPPKSDGEDDTKVGNREGRLGEMPRKRKQEEAVDDEDASAEAQLQQEAEAALEKAGGMSSGADEESDFEGFGSDTEEARSRKPSFGATVDGESEVESAEDDVISVGGSQDVQEVEEEEQKAPAPAAKSKGKKTKGGPPSKKRRA